The Kribbella jejuensis genome segment GTTGGCTCTGGCTCGCGGGGAACCGCGTCAGCGGCATCGTCGCCGTGGAGGTCTGGGATCTCGATGCCGCACTGGAGCTCGCGATGCGGCAGGACCGGATCGCCCGCGAATCCGGCGCGCTGATCCAGCTCCAGTTCGCGCTGAACTTCCGAGCGAACATCGTGTGTCTGACGGGGGATTTGTCCGCAGTCGCCGGTTTCGTCGAGGAGGAACGCCAGATCGCGGCGGCGACGGGGAACCGTCCGCTCGGTGTCGGCGAGCTGCTTCTGGAGGCGTACCGCGGGAACGAGTCCACGACAGCCGCCCTGATCGACGCGACCGTTCGTGAGGCACGGCAGCAGAGCCAGGGCCGGATGGCCGCTTTCGCGACGTACGCGAACGCCGTACTGCACAACGGATTGGGCCGCTACGAGGTCGGGCGGGATGCCGCGCTGCAGGTGTTCGAGCAGGACGTCGTCGGGTACGACGTACTCGTCATCGGTGAGCTCATGGAGGCGGCGTCGCGGACCGGGGACACGAAGCTCGTCGAGACGGCTCTTGCCTGGCTGACCGAGCGTGTCGCGGTGACGCCGACCGACTGGGGGAGCGGGATGGAGGCCCGGGCCCGGGCGCTGCTGAGTGATGACGAGGACGCGTATCTCCGGTCGATCGAGCACCTGAGCCGGACCAGGAACCGGGTCGAAACCGCCCGCGCCCATTTGCTGTACGGCGAGTGGCTGAGGCGCGACGGTCGCCGGGTGGACGCGCGCGAGCAGCTACGGACGGCGTACGAGGAGCTGGATGAGATGGGCCTTGGCGGTTTTGCCGAGCGTGCTCGGCACGAGTTGCTCGCGACCGGCGAGACTGCGCGGAAACGCGTACCGGGGACTATGAACGACCTGACCGCGCAGGAGGTCCAGATCGCCGAGCTTGCCAGGGACGGGCTCACCAACCCCGAGATCGCGGCGCAGTTGTTCATCAGCCCGCGGACCGTTGAATGGCACCTGCGGAAGACGTTCTCGAAGCTCGGCATCAAGTCCCGCCGCCAACTCCGCACGGCGCTGGCTTCGACCGCCTGAGACCAGGGTGTTCGACGGACGCGATCGGGGTGCTGGTCGCGGACTCTGGGGTTGTGGAGATGAAGCTCGAGCAAGTCGTCGTACCCGTGTCCGATGTCGACCGGGCCCGGCATTTCTATCGCGCTCTCGGATTCCGGCTCGATCGCGACGAGGTGGTCGACGGATTCCGGGTCGTTCAGCTGACGCCTCCCGGTTCGGCGTGCTCGATCCTGGTCGGCACGAATCTCGGTTCGGGACGCCCGGGTTCGTCATCCTGTGCACTGCGTGTGGCGGACCTCGAAGAGGCCTGCGCCGAACTCCGGGGCCACGGGGCTGCTCTCGGTCCCGTTCGTGCGTCGCGGGTGGGATTCAGCGATCCCGACGGCAACGAGTGGCTGCTCGTGGGCGGTTGAGTTCTCACGCGCTGTGCTGCTTACTGAGCCTCGGAGGTTGCTTTGCCCGCGCTCGATGCCTTTTCGCACGTCTCGCTGACGGTGACCGATCCAGAGCGTAGCGCCGACTTCTACAACCGAGTACTCGGCACAGAGACGGTCTTCTCGGCCGACGACGACGGGAATCGGCTGTTCATCGTCGCGCGTGCTGGAGTGACGATCGCGCTGCGCGACCATTCCGGCTCTGCGGACCAAGGCTTCGACCCGTCCCGCATCGGACTGGACCACATCGCTTTCCAGGTCGGGTCCGAAGCCGAGTTGGAGGCCTGGGAAACAAGTCTGCAAGCGAACGGAGTGGTCTGCTCAGGCATCGAGGCGAGCCCGTTCGGTCTGCATCTCAATCTGAAGGATCCGGACGACATCGCGATCGAACTGTTCGTCCCGAAGCCCGCCTAGGTGCCGTCAGTCTCGTTGAGCGACACGTTCGCGATCTTGGCAGCTGTTCGAACTCGGCGCCGGCAGAGAGAAATGTTTCGTCGGCTAGATGCCTGCTTCGGTCACTCGGCCGGGAGAAGAGCTGCAGGAAGAACAGCAACACGTTCAGGATGCCGAGGAAGATCGATGCCGCCAGCAACGGGCTGGACGTCAGATCGCTCGAGCGACGGAGCCGTTGGAAGTCGAACACGATCAGCCCGCGAGTGCGGTGAGGTCGCGCCTAGGGGCGTAGCCAGCCGCCCGAACGCGCCGAGCCCGCCGGACTCGGCTGCGGCGGCCACCAGTTGGAGGTACGTCGCGATGGATTCGATCGGGAGGTGCCGTGCCGTCGGCGTCACGGAGGCGGCGGTTTCACGCATATCGACAGCCGTGAACACTCCTGCCACGGTCGCGCCCGCGTCGAGAAGCGCTCGCGTGAACATCTCCACCGCGGTGCCGTGTGCGACGACGTCGTCGACGAGGAGCACGCGGCGTCCCGCGACGGATGCGCCGCGGACGGTGGGTTCATGGTCTTCGTGCCCGGCGTACCCGGGTTCGCGGACGAACGCGAACGGCAGGCCGGCCGCCAGCGCGACCGCGGTCGCGAGCGGGATTCCGCTGGTCTCGCCGCCGACGACAACCTCGACGCCCAGCCGCTCGGCGAAGTCCGCACCCGGTACGGCGAGCTCGGGCAGCAACCGCGGATCGCCGTACACGTTCTCCACCGACAGCGGGTGCAGCGGGAGTCGAGCCTTCACGTCCCACTGCGAAATCCCCGGCTGCACCACCCCTGGCACCGCGGCCAGCCGGGAGACAAGAATGTCGGTCATGATCGTCGCCTCGATCTGTGTGTGGTGAATACCTTCGACGATGCCGCACAGCCGACCGGCTCGCGCCAGGGACAGTCACTGGTCCGCGCTGCCTGGCGACGGGCCCTCAGATTCGTGCGGTCGCTCCATGGTGGCGGACGAGATCCGGTCGTAGTGTCGAGAACGGGCGGTTGACGCTGCCCGGGGCTGGGAGGGGTGGAGCGATGGTTGACTCGGTTGCACCGCACGGGCTGCATCACGTGACTGCAATTGCCGAAGATCCGCAGCGCAACGTCGACTTCTACACGACGGTGCTGGGGCTGCGGCTGGTGAAACGGACCGTCAACTTCGACGCTCCGGAGACATATCACCTGTACTACGGAGATGCCTCGGGCCGGCCGTCGACTCTGTTGACGTTCTTTCCGTGGCCAGGAGCGCCGAACGGCAGGCAGGGGACCGGCCTCACGACCGCCACCGCGTTCAGCGTCCCACCGGAGTCTCTCGGCTGGTGGCAGCAGCGGCTGTCCGCGCTCGGTGTCGATGCGGACGCGCCGGTCGCGGGCTCCGACGAGGAGATCCTGCGGCTGCGTGACCCCGATGGCCTGGTGATCGAGTTGGTCGCGTCTGAAGGTGACAGCCGATCCGGTTGGGACGGAGTCGCCGCAATACCGTTCGACAGCGCGATCCGTGGACTGTTCTCGGTCACCATGACAGAGCAGCTGCTCGACCCGACCGCAGAAATGCTGGCCGGCATGTTGGGCATGCGGCACGGCGGGGACACTGCTGACGGGACCCGGTTCGTGATGTCGGGTGGAACGGAGGGAACGGCAGTGGATGTCCTGCCCAGCAACGCGCCTCGCGGACTTCAGGCGGCCGGAACGGTCCACCACATCGCCTTCCGGGCACCGGACGGCGAGACCCAGGCGAAGTGGCGCCTCGAGTTGATCGAGGCCGGAGTCGAGGTAACCGAGATCCTTGACCGGCAGTACTTCACCTCCATCTATTTCCGCGAACCTGGCGGAGTCCTGCTGGAGATCGCGACCGACCAGCCAGGCTTCACTGTGGACGAACCGCTGCTGGAACTAGGCCAGCACCTGAAGCTCCCGCCGTGGCTCGAACCGAACCGCGAGCAGATCCAAGCCACGTTGCCGTCGCTGCGCGTGCCACCGGCTCCGCAGCCGGACGCGGCCGGCAGATGACGGAGGACCCGCTCCGGCGGCCGCACGTCTTTCACCCAGGCTCGTCGACACCGCCGCTGCTACTGCTGCACGGCACAGGCGGAGACGAGCACGACCTCCTTGTGCTGCGGCAGCACCTGGCACCCGATGCCCCCGTGCTGTCGCCACGGGGGACCGTGTCGGAGAACGGGATGGCGAGGTTCTTCCGAAGGCTCAGAGAAGGCGTGTTCGACGAGGATGACCTTCGGCTTCGCGCTGACGAGCTCGCCGCCTTCCTCACCGCCGCTGAGCAAAAGTACGACGTGGCAGCTGGCTCCTGGCTGGCTGTTGGTTTCTCCAACGGAGCCAACATGGCATCGGCTCTGCTGCTGCGCCATCCTGAGGCGCTCGCCGGCGCCGTACTGCTGGCCGCGATGGTGCCCTTCGCGGCGGACGAGCCCAGAGATCATGCTCTCGCCGGCAAGCGGGTCCTCATCGTCAACGGTGACAGCGACCCTATGGCCACACCCGAGCAGACCAGCAGGCTGGGCGAGCAGCTCCGCCGACGAGACGCCGACGTCGAACTGCTTCAGTTCTCTGGCGGCCATTCCATCGACGCGGGCCTGCTGCCGCGGATCAGGAAGTTCGTCGAGGGTGATTGACCTTGGCTGAGTCTGTCCGGTCGGGGTTACCTCGAAGCGCACATCCGCCGATAGCCGACTACGCCTTCCTGTCGGATTGCGAGTCCAACTGCCTGATTGCGCCCAGCGGCGCGATCGAGTGGATGTGCCTGCCGCGACACGACTCACCCAGCGTGTTCGGGGCGATTCTCGATCGCGCTGCGGGCAGTTTCCGGCTCGGTCCGTACGGCGTACAGGTGCCGGCCGCACGTCGATACCTGCCGGGCAGTCTGATGCTCGAAACGACCTGGAAGTCGCCGACGGGGTGGCTGGTCGTCCGTGACGCCCTGCTGATGGGACCGTGGCACGACGTCTCGCAGCGATCGCTGACGCACCGTCGGACGCCGACCGATTACGACGCGGAGCATTGCCTGCTGCGGACCGTCAAGTGTGTCAGCGGGTCCGTGGATCTCTCGATGATGTGCGAGCCGATGTTCGGCTATGGCCGTCGGGAAGCAACCTGGCGGTACGAAGGCCCTGGGTACGGCGTGGCCGTTGCGGACTGCCCCGACCTGGGTCGCAATGTCGCTCTGAAGTTGACGACTGATCTGCGTCTCGGTCTGGAAGGTCGCACGGCCCAGGCCCGGACCCGGATGTCGCAGGGCGATACGGCGTTCGTGTCGCTCTCGTGGTCGGCTTTGTCACCTCCACGGACCTGGCCCGAGGCCATCGAGCGGATGGCGCGGACAGCCGAGTACTGGCGGCAATGGATCAACGTCGGTGTGTTCCCGGATCATGCGTGGAGCCGCTATCTGGCGCGCAGCGCACTCACCTTGAAAGGACTCACGTTCGCTCCTACGGGTGCGCTGCTGGCGGCCCCGACGACGTCGTTGCCGGAGACGCCGCATGGTGAACGCAACTGGGACTACCGCTACTCCTGGGTGCGTGACTCCACATTCGCCCTCTGGGGGCTGTACACGATCGGACTCGATCGCGAGGCGAACGATTTCTTCTCCTTCCTCATGGAGATGTGCGGCGGCGATCAGGACATCCAGATCATGTACGGCATCGACGGCGAACGCGAACTTCCCGAGCAGACTCTGGACCACCTGAGCGGCTACGAAGGCGCTCGGCCGGTCCGGGTCGGCAATGCCGCCTACCTCCAGAACCAGCACGACGTCTGGGGAGCGATCCTCGATTCGGTGTATCTGCATGCCAGGTCGCGCGACCAGGTGACCGAAAGTCTGTGGCCGTTCCTCAAGAGGCAGGCAGAGGCGGCCGCCAAGCATTGGCGCGAACCGGACCACGGGATCTGGGAATCACGCGGTGAACTACAGCACTTCACCTCGTCGAAGCTGATGTGCTGGGTGGCGATGGACCGGGGTGCAAAGCTCGCCCTGTTGCACGACGAGCCTGGCTACGCTGACGATTGGCAGGCAGTCGCCGACGAGATCCGCGCAGACATCTGCACCAACGGTGTCGATGACCGAGGGGTCTTCGTGCAGCGGTACGGCTCCACCGCCCTCGACGCCTCGGTGTTGCTCCTGCCGTTGCTGAGATTCCTGCCGGCCGACGATCCGCGCGTTCGCGCCACCGTACGAGCAATTGCCGACGAGCTCACCGAGGACGGCATGGTGTTGCGCTACCGCGTCTCGGAGACTGACGACGGTCTGCACGGAGAGGAGGGGACCTTCACCATCTGCTCCTTCTGGCTGGTGTCCGCGCTCGTCGAGATCGGCGAACTGGACGAGGCTACGGCGCTCTGCGAGAGACTCCTGTCCTACGCGAGCCCGCTGGGCCTTTACGCCGAGGAGATCGACCCGCTGACCGGACGCCATCTGGGCAACTTTCCGCAGGCGTTCACCCATCTGGCCATGATCAACGCCATCATGCACGTCATCCGCTCCGAGGAAGGAGAGGACACGAACACCTTCCTCCCCGCGAGCCACCGGCTCTGATCAGGCGGCGTCGCTGAGCTGCGCCCAGCGGGGGTCGTCGTTCGACCAGTGGTTGACGAGGGCATCGACGGCGAGCCGGTGAGTTCTCGGGTCGAGTACACCGTGATCGGCGGCAGCTTCGAGTACTTCGAGGTAGGTGGCGACGGACTCGATCGGGAGTGTTGTGGCGATCGGGGCCACCGAGGTCGAGACGTCGCGCATGTCGACGAGCGTGAAGACTCCGACGAGGTCTGCGCCTTCGCTCTGGAGTTCGTCGGCGAACGCCTCGAGGGCCTTGCCTGAGGACACGGCGTCGTCGACGAGGAGCACCCGCCGGCCGGCGACCGACGCCCCGCGTACGCGCGGTTCGTGGTCTTCGTGTCCGACGTACCCGGGCTTTCGGACGAACGCGAACGGGAGGTCGCCGGACAGCGCGACGGCGGTCGCGAGTGGGATGCCGCCGGTCTCGGCGCCAACGACGACGTCGGCGCCCAGGCGACGGGCAAAGGATGCACCAGGTGCGGCGAGGTCCTTCAGCAGGCGCGGGTCGCCGTACGCGTTCTCGTTGGAGAGTGGGTGCAGTGGCAACCGGGTCTTCATGTCCCAGTGGCTGATGCCGGGCCGGACCAGGCCGGGCACGGTCGCGAGCCGGACTACGAGCTCCATCCGCGGATGGGCTACGGCGGTGAGTCGGGCAACGTCGGCGCGTTCGCCGATCTGTACCCGTTTGGCGTTCGCCAAGGTGAGCTGGTTTGTGTTCATACCGTTGACGATCGCGCTGAATCCGAGCGGTCGCGTCCGGGGTGCTCCCTGGTGCGCACGCGTGGAGAGCCACGGGCCGTCAGGCCGGTTCGTGGGCGCCCAGTGAGTGGGCGTCGCCCCTGATCCGAACACCGGGACACCGAGCACGCACCAGTCACTGGACCGTGACCTCTCCTGGGGTGACACATCAACCGCCCACGCACCGTGGTGGTAACGGAAACCCCTCCGAGGATTGGAAGACTGATGAGCAAGTTGATGTTGAACGCGAAGAATCTGCTGGCTGCCGCGGCCGGTGCCGGGATCCTGCTGGCCGGTGCAACGACCGCGCAGGCCACGGAATCCGGGCGGGCCGCCGCCCAATCCGGGCAGGACAAGCCCACGATCGTGTTGCTGCACGGGGCGTACGAGGACGGCTCGAGCTGGTCCGGAGTGACCAATCGCCTCCAACACGACGGGTACAACGTCCTGGCTCCCGCGGTGCCACTGCGCGGGATCGCTTCGGACACGTCGTACCTGCGTGCCGTCCTCGCGACCGTCTCCGGGCCGAAGGTACTCGTCGGGCACTCGTACGGCGGCGCCCTGGTCAGCGAGCTCGCGGACACGTCGGGGGTGAAGTCGCTCGTCTACGTCGCGGCGTTCATCCCGCAGGCCGGCGAGACGTTGGGCGCACTCAACTCGCAGTTCCCCGGTAGCGAGCTCGGACCGGACACGACCAACGTGATCAGCTACCCCGGCGGCGTTGACCTCGCCCTCAAGCCGGAGACGGCCGGTCCGGTCCTCGCCGAGGACATCCCGGCCCGGGAGGGCGCAGTCATCCTCGCGGCGCAGCGGCCCGTGGCGGCGGCGGCCTTCAGCGAGCCGGTGGAGAAGACCGCTCCGGCAGCCCTTCCGAAGTACGCGGTGATCCCGACCGGTGACCACGCGATCGCCCCGGCGGCCGAGCGCTTCATGGCCACCCGGGCCGGAGCCACCCAGATCGAGATCCCCGATGCCTCGCACCTGGTCGCGGTGTCCCAACCGACCGCAGTAACCCAGGTCATCGAACGAGCCGCCCGCTGACCGCACCCATCCCCAGCCGGCCGGAGCACGCGCTCCGGCCGGCTCATTGACGTTGTGCACGGCGGGTCTGCATTCGCGCGGATCCCCAGCCGTACTACGTCACCTCTTCAACAATGCAGGTGCGTTGGCGCTCCACTGCGCCAGCCGGCGTCGCAGGGCAGCTCGACTCGCTGCCCGAAGGCGCCATACCGGTCCTAGGTAACCGTCCACTCGACGCACTCGCCATCGACCGCGTCAGTCGCTGCAACCGGCCCTGAAACAGAACAACGTCGAGCAGAAGCCCGACGTTGGGGTCGACCTGTCGGCCGATTGTGGATGAGTGTCCGAGGGGGGACTTGAACCCCCACGCCCCGCGAAGGGCACTAGCACCTCAAGCTAGCGCGTCTGCCTATTCCGCCACCCGGACGAGTGGTCTGACCGCTGGTGCGGTGCCGACCGGAGAACAGTAGCAAACTCCAGGGGTGGAATTCACATCGGGTGGATCGGGGTGTCTGATGGGGGTGAGCGAAGGGTGGGTGCAGATGACGGAGATCGATCTCCCGGCGGTGGAGGCGGAGCGGGAGCGGCTCAGGACGGCGTACCTGAAAGCAGGCGCGCCGTCGTCCGCGCGTGGGCTTCATCACACAGCGTTACTGTGTGCGGACGTCGAGCGGACGGTGCGGTTCTACCAGGAGGTGCTCGGGTTTCCGTTGACCGAGATGGTCGGGAATCGGGACTACGAGGGGTCGACGCACTTCTTCTTCGACATCGGGAACGGGAACCTGCTCGCGTTCTTCGACTTCCCCGGCCTCGACCTCGGACCGTACGCCGAAGTGCTCGGCGGGCTGCACCACCTGGCGATCTCGGTGGAGCCGGCGCGCTGGGAGGAGCTGAAGGGACGGCTGACCGCGAACGGCGTCGAGTTCCTGGAGGAGAGCGGTACGTCGATCTACTTCCGCGACCCCGACGGCGCCCGGATCGAGCTGATCGCTGATCCGCTCGGCGAGATGTACGGCCTCAAGGTCCTCTGAGGGTCAACGTCCCCTGAGCAGCCGCGCGGCCTGGCGGGCCAGCCGCAGCGGCTCGGGCGTACGTCGCCCGGCAAGACAGGTCGACACGACAGCAACCGACGTGGCGAGGTCCGTCCGCCACCCCGGATGTACGGCGAGCGGCCGCGTCCCCGTCCTCGTCCGCACCCACGTCCCGACGTGCCGACCGTCGACCAGCAACGGCGCAGTCGCTCCGGCAAGATCGTCCGGCCAATCACCCGATGCGACCAGCGGCCGGTGCGTGACCCCGACCGTCGGCAGATCCAGTACGGCGCCGAGCTGCACAGCCAACCCCGCTCCGCGCGGGTGATCCCGCCCGGTCCCGTCCAGCAGCAGTACGTCGGGCCGTCCCGCGAGCCGTCGTACCGCGCCCTCCAACACCGGGCCAAGACGCAGCGCGAGCAACCCCGGCGTGTACGAAGCCAGTGCGGTGCCGCGAGATGACTGCTGCTCGACAACCCGGCGCCCGTCCGTCACGACGGCCGCGGCCCAGGCGGGATCTCCGGCGGCGCCCGGGCCGGACAATCCGCGCGGAAAGCACACCCAGACCCCACCGATCAGCGGCCGATCCGGCAACACCCACGGCGCGGGGGTGGCCGACGCCAGCTCGAGTTGCAACGAGATCAGCTCAGCCTTGGTCGTCGGCCAGTTCATCCGCGAACCACGCCAGGTTCAGCACACCCGCGACGGTCATCGTGGTCCGGATCCGTTCGAGGGGTGCTCCACCAGAGCGACCACCCGAGCGGTGAGGAAGCGCGCGGTCCGAACGGGTACGCCGGTGCGGGTCACCTCGACGACCTCGGTGAGGTTTCGGCTGGAGGTGATCTCGACCCGCCGGCCGGCCTTGGTGGCCGTGATGTCGTACGTCGCGACGCCGTTGCCGGTGTCGACGACGATCTCGACGCGGTCGCCCTTCATACACCCAACGTACTCGCCCGTTACGGCGCCCGCTGAGTCGTTGACCAGGACCTGACGCCGGGCGGATGCTCGTCTCGGGGGACGAGATGGGACAACGCAGTCCGTTGGTGACGCTTGCGGCCACGGCCGTGGGTCTCGTCGCGCTGCTCGTGGTCGACAGCACCCAGACCGGTACGACGGCGGCAACCGACGGCACCGTGACGGCCACCAGCGCGCCCACAACCAGCGCGCCCACGACCGCGCCAGGAACCAGCACGCCGACCGACGTGCCCGCGACCACTGCGCCGCCGACCGTGGCCGCGACGAACACGCCGGCCAGCAGTTCGTCACCACAGCCGCCCCGGACCACCGCTCCGACCCACCGGACGGTTGTGTACGTCGGGAAGACAGAGCACCGGCAAGCCACGGTCGCGCTGGCGGTGAAGGGCAACCGCGCGGTCGCCTACGTCTGCGATGGCAGCCGCCTCGAGGCCTGGCTGGTCGGTGTGATCGCCGACGCTCACGTCGCCCTGCGATCCCGAACGGGCGAACGCCTCGTCGCCACGATCGGCTCGCGAACGGCCACCGGATCGTTCACCCTCCGCGGGCGCACCATCCGGTTCGAGATCGGCGTCGCGGGTCCGCCGGCCGGGCTCTACCGGTCGGCGACGAGCGGCCGGACCATCGGGTGGATCGTGCTGCCCGACGGCAATCAGGTGGGGATCGACAACGACGGTACGCCGGCCCCGGCGCCGCGACTCGATCCGGCACGCAGGATCGCGAGCGTCGACGGCGTACAAGTCACTGCGCAGTCGATCGCCGGCGACGAGACTTTCTGACCGGGGAGGGACCATGACGACGGTGCCGATGCGGAGGGCGAGCAGGGTCGCGATCCCGCTCGCGGGCGGCGCCGCGGTCGCCATCGCGTTGGGTGTCTACGGCCGGGTACACGCACCGACAGGGGTCGCGATCGACATCGCGGGCTTTTCGAGTTTCCGGTCGGTGAAGTCCTGGCTGGCCACCGTCGCGCTCGTGCTTGCTCTCGTCCAGATCGTGACGGCGATGGCCATCTTCGGACGGGTCTTCACAGGGCGACGATGGGTCGCGCCGCTGCACCGATGGACAGGCCGGGCCGCCGTCGCGGTCACGCTGCCGGTGGTCGCGCATTGCCTGTACGCGTTGGGATTCCAGTACGGCGAACCGCGCGTACTGATCCACTCGCTGCTCGGCTGCTTCTTCTACGGCGCCTTCGTCGTGAAGATGCTGGCGCTCAGCCGCACCGACACGCCCGGTTGGCTCCTCCCGGTCGCGGGCGGCGCCGTGGCCATCGGCATAGTGGGACTGTGGCTGACCTCGTCGCTGTGGTTCTTCACCACCTTCGGCATCATCCGTTGAAAGGAGCAACCGTGGCCGAGCCCAGCCGTCGTACCGTCATTACCGCTGCCGCCGGTCTCGTCACGCTCACCGGTTGCGCGAAGTACGGCGAACCGACGAACCCGTCACCGGGAACGCCGCAGGGCGCGCCGGCGAACACTGTCCTCGGGAAGACCGAGGACATCCCGGTGGGTGGTGGGGTGATCTTCGCCGCCAACCGGATCGTCGTCACGCAACCTGTGAAGGGCACGTTCAAGGCGTTCAGTTCGATCTGCACGCATCTGAGCTGCCCTGTCGCGACTGTTGCCCATGGCACCATCAACTGCGACTGCCACGGCAGCAAGTACGCGATAACGGACGGCTCCGTCGTCCGCGGACCGGCCCCGCGACCGCTCCCGCCGAAGCAGATCACCATCACCGGCGACTCGATCACCGAGACGTGAGGTGTGACGCTACCCCTTGCCCTCCTCGACCAGGCGGCGGTGCAGCTCGGTGGTGAGGGCGTGGATCTCGCGGGTCAGCTGGGTGTTGGTCTTGAGTTCGAGCTCCGACTCGTTGAAGTCGTGGTCGGCCTTCATCTGCTGGAAGGCGGCCTGCCGGTTCTGGCCGATCATCACGAACGTCGACAGGAAGATCGCCTCGAGCGAGACCACCAGCGTGAGGGTCGGCCACGGGCTCTTCTCGATGAACAGCATCCAGACCGCGAACACCACCACATGTACGTAGACGAACCGCATCGAGCCGGCGAACGCGGTGATCGCGTCGGCGATCCGCAACTGCAGGTTCGCCGCCCGCTGTGCCTCGAGTGCCAGGATGGCTGGATGGCGCCCGCGTGTTTTCGTTGATGTCACTGGCTGTCCCGACCGCTCGTGCGCTCCCGGCCCCGGACGAACCAGAGATCCGCTGCAGCCGACGGTAGCGCCTGCCGTGCGCAGTGGGGAGCGCGGCACACCTAGGATGGGGCGCATGACGACCTCGAATAACAGTACGTCGTACGCCGCCGACGCCGAGGTGGTGGAGCTGTGCAGTGAACTGATCCGCATCGACACCACGAACTATGGCAACGGCAAGAGCAACGGCGAGCGGGTCGCGGCGGAGTACGTCGCGGCGAAGCTGGACGAGGTCGGGATCGAGTCGACGATCTACGAGTCCGAGCCGGGCCGGGCGACCCTGGTCGCCCATTGGGACGGTGAGGACCAGGATGCGGACCCGCTGCTCGTGCACGGGCACCTGGACGTCGTACCGGCCGATCCGAAGGACTGGAAGGTCGACCCGTTCGCGGGGGAGATCTTCGACGGCTGTGTGTGGGGCCGCGGTGCGGTCGACATGAAGGACTTCGACGCGATGGTGCTGTCGGTCGTACGGGCGCGTCAGCGGGCCGGGGTGAAGCCGCGGCGGCCGGTGCGGCTGGTGTTCACGGCCGACGAGGAGGCCGGCGGCGTGTACGGCGCGCAGTGGCTGATCAACAATCACCCGGACACGATTGCGGACTGCACCGAGGCGATCGGTGAGGTCGGCGGGTTCTCGGTCACGGTCAAGGACGACCTGCGGCTGTACCTGATCGAGACCGCCGAGAAGGGCATGAACTGGATGCGGCTCAAGGCCCGCGGTACGGCGGGACACGGGTCGATGGTGAACACCGACAACGCCGTCACCAACCTGGTCGAGGCGGTCACCCGGATCGGGTCGCACGAGTGGCCGCTGCGGGTCACGCCGACGGTGCGCGAGTTCCTGAAGACGCTCGAGGACCTGCTCGGCACCGAGCTCGACCCGGACGACATGACGACGACGCTGGCCAAGCTCGGCAGCTTCAGCCGGATGTTCGGGGCAACGATCCGGAACACCGCGAACCCGACGATGCTGAACGCCGGCTACAAGGTGAACGTGATCCCGGGCGACGCCGAGGCGCACATCGACG includes the following:
- a CDS encoding VOC family protein, yielding MTEIDLPAVEAERERLRTAYLKAGAPSSARGLHHTALLCADVERTVRFYQEVLGFPLTEMVGNRDYEGSTHFFFDIGNGNLLAFFDFPGLDLGPYAEVLGGLHHLAISVEPARWEELKGRLTANGVEFLEESGTSIYFRDPDGARIELIADPLGEMYGLKVL
- a CDS encoding endonuclease V, whose translation is MNWPTTKAELISLQLELASATPAPWVLPDRPLIGGVWVCFPRGLSGPGAAGDPAWAAAVVTDGRRVVEQQSSRGTALASYTPGLLALRLGPVLEGAVRRLAGRPDVLLLDGTGRDHPRGAGLAVQLGAVLDLPTVGVTHRPLVASGDWPDDLAGATAPLLVDGRHVGTWVRTRTGTRPLAVHPGWRTDLATSVAVVSTCLAGRRTPEPLRLARQAARLLRGR
- a CDS encoding DUF6529 family protein, which codes for MTTVPMRRASRVAIPLAGGAAVAIALGVYGRVHAPTGVAIDIAGFSSFRSVKSWLATVALVLALVQIVTAMAIFGRVFTGRRWVAPLHRWTGRAAVAVTLPVVAHCLYALGFQYGEPRVLIHSLLGCFFYGAFVVKMLALSRTDTPGWLLPVAGGAVAIGIVGLWLTSSLWFFTTFGIIR
- a CDS encoding Rieske (2Fe-2S) protein, yielding MAEPSRRTVITAAAGLVTLTGCAKYGEPTNPSPGTPQGAPANTVLGKTEDIPVGGGVIFAANRIVVTQPVKGTFKAFSSICTHLSCPVATVAHGTINCDCHGSKYAITDGSVVRGPAPRPLPPKQITITGDSITET
- a CDS encoding DUF1003 domain-containing protein; this translates as MTSTKTRGRHPAILALEAQRAANLQLRIADAITAFAGSMRFVYVHVVVFAVWMLFIEKSPWPTLTLVVSLEAIFLSTFVMIGQNRQAAFQQMKADHDFNESELELKTNTQLTREIHALTTELHRRLVEEGKG
- a CDS encoding M20/M25/M40 family metallo-hydrolase; this translates as MTTSNNSTSYAADAEVVELCSELIRIDTTNYGNGKSNGERVAAEYVAAKLDEVGIESTIYESEPGRATLVAHWDGEDQDADPLLVHGHLDVVPADPKDWKVDPFAGEIFDGCVWGRGAVDMKDFDAMVLSVVRARQRAGVKPRRPVRLVFTADEEAGGVYGAQWLINNHPDTIADCTEAIGEVGGFSVTVKDDLRLYLIETAEKGMNWMRLKARGTAGHGSMVNTDNAVTNLVEAVTRIGSHEWPLRVTPTVREFLKTLEDLLGTELDPDDMTTTLAKLGSFSRMFGATIRNTANPTMLNAGYKVNVIPGDAEAHIDGRFLPGYEDEFYATIDELLGDKVQRETVVTDIALETEFSGGLVEAMKACVQAEDAQARFAPLLMSGGTDAKSWSRLGVRCFGFVPLQLPPELDFMGMFHGIDERVPTASLEFGSRVLDRFLSQA